The following coding sequences lie in one Gadus macrocephalus chromosome 1, ASM3116895v1 genomic window:
- the LOC132459401 gene encoding tumor necrosis factor receptor superfamily member 14-like, with product MLFFYVEFIFKIYLGLLLFHIYFIDNATASANCRPAEYSSEEGCCPTCPPGMYVSTHCTEFSTSCASCTEGTFQDGDNGREQCFACKHCDAGLGLKVKKSCSSTSDAVCETLDGFFCSDSNRGGCRAAQRHRLSCSPGQYIGQRGTADKDTECLHCTDGTFSNGTSSSCQNHTKCDSKELKQVKPGTDSTDSECGEHGPQTGLVARVIPGVILVMALMGLIIAIIHRKNKRESTPQSKVLLCYYWVEIEYNMRELILSDIYYMMHRVNNLIIIYYDGNTEQGVEPRLPSNSDFTTNVD from the exons atgttatttttctatGTTGAATTCATTTTCAAGATATATTTAGGCCTActtttatttcatatttattttattgacaaTGCTACTGCATCAGCAAATTGTCGCCCAGCAGAATACAGTTCAGAAGAGGGCTGTTGTCCAACCTGTCCACCAG GAATGTATGTTAGCACACATTGCACAGAATTCAGTACATCATGTGCATCTTGCACAGAAGGTACTTTCCAAGATGGCGACAATGGGCGCGAACAATGCTTTGCATGTAAACATTGTGATGCAG gtctcGGTCTGAAGGTGAAGAAGTCGTGTTCATCAACATCAGATGCTGTGTGTGAGACCCTGGATGGATTCTTCTGTAGTGACTCTAACAGAGGTGGATGTAGGGCCGCTCAGAGACACCGTCTGAGCTGCAGTCCTGGTCAATACATCGGTCAAAGAG GAACAGCAGATAAAGACACAGAGTGCCTTCACTGTACTGATGGAACATTCTCAAATGGCACATCATCGTCTTGTCAGAACCACACAAA ATGTGATTCTAAGGAACTGAAACAGGTGAAACCAGGAACTGATTCAACTGATTCTGAATGTGGAGAACATGGTCCACAGACAGGACTAGTGGCAAGAGTAATACCAGGAGTCATACTGGTAATGGCTTTAATGGGATTAATCATAGCCATTATTCACAGGAAGAATAAAAGAG AATCAACTCCGCAATCAAAGGTGTTGTTGTGTTATTACTGGGTTGAAATAGAATATAATATGCGTGAACTTATACTGAGTGATATTTATTACATGATGCACCGTGTCAATAATTTGATCATAATTTATTACGATGGAAACACTGAGCAAGGAGTTGAGCCAAGACTACCGTCCAACAG TGACTTCACCACTAATGTCGACTGA